A genome region from Anaerolineae bacterium includes the following:
- a CDS encoding DMT family transporter, which yields MSRAQVSPSTQYTGTRPPFGLPDVLILLAVLIWGVNTSVVKATLAVMHPIVFNALRFSLSSIVMLLISRLQRQSLALPREDRRRTFPVMVVGVLLYQLLFVFGLSRTTAGNTSVLLATIPIFIALYWGLIRRQRLPALIWAGAVLTFAGVAMLTLGSGKTFRPGSSSLIGDGLILLAAVCWAAYTIGSQSLLERHSPTKITTLSMLFAAPALDLIALPQLLRTDWGAIPWPAWAGLLFSAVFSIALSYLFWNTGVQYMGSARATAYSNLTPIISLITAWIALGERLNVIQMAGAAVVLVGIWLVRFDPRLRRQKRPAASTASE from the coding sequence ATGAGCAGGGCCCAAGTTTCGCCATCCACCCAGTATACCGGCACACGTCCCCCGTTCGGCCTGCCGGATGTGCTCATCTTGCTGGCCGTCCTCATCTGGGGCGTGAACACCAGCGTCGTCAAGGCCACCCTGGCGGTCATGCATCCGATAGTCTTCAACGCCCTGCGCTTCTCCCTCTCGTCCATTGTGATGCTGTTGATCTCCCGCCTCCAGCGCCAATCGCTCGCGCTCCCGCGGGAGGACCGCCGGCGCACCTTCCCGGTCATGGTAGTGGGGGTACTGCTGTATCAACTGCTGTTCGTCTTCGGGTTAAGCCGCACGACCGCCGGCAACACCTCGGTCCTGCTGGCCACTATCCCTATCTTCATCGCCCTGTACTGGGGCCTGATCCGCCGCCAGCGCCTGCCGGCCCTCATCTGGGCCGGCGCCGTGCTGACCTTCGCTGGCGTAGCCATGCTGACGCTGGGGTCGGGAAAGACGTTCCGCCCCGGAAGCTCCTCGCTCATCGGCGACGGCCTGATCCTGCTGGCGGCGGTGTGCTGGGCCGCCTATACCATCGGGAGCCAGTCCCTGCTGGAGCGGCATTCGCCCACCAAGATCACCACCCTCTCGATGCTCTTTGCCGCGCCGGCGCTGGACCTGATCGCTCTGCCACAGCTTCTGCGCACCGATTGGGGCGCCATTCCCTGGCCGGCCTGGGCCGGCCTGCTCTTCTCGGCCGTCTTCTCCATCGCCCTGTCATATCTGTTCTGGAACACGGGCGTCCAGTACATGGGCAGTGCCCGCGCCACCGCCTACTCCAACCTGACGCCCATCATCTCCCTCATCACTGCCTGGATCGCGCTGGGAGAGCGGCTGAACGTCATCCAGATGGCGGGTGCGGCAGTAGTGCTGGTGGGCATCTGGCTGGTGCGCTTTGATCCCCGCCTGCGCCGGCAAAAGCGCCCTGCCGCCAGCACCGCCAGCGAATGA